A stretch of [Clostridium] scindens DNA encodes these proteins:
- a CDS encoding diaminopimelate dehydrogenase: protein MDKIRIGIVGYGNIGRGVEKAIARNEDMELTAVFTRRDPSGVKIATEGVEVKHIDDMLSMKDKIDVMMLCGGSATDLPVMGPQIVQNFNTIDSFDTHARIPEYFANVDKAAKSGGHVGIISVGWDPGMFSLNRLYAESILVQGSTYTFWGKGVSQGHSDAIRRVEGVKNAIQYTVPVEDAVERVRSGSEPQLTTRDKHLRECYVVPEEGADLKKIEETIKTMPNYFDDYDTTVTFITEEELKENHSKMPHGGFVIRSGETGTDGSKHIIEYSLKLDSNPEFTASVLVCYARAAYRLAKAGETGAKTVFDIAPALLSMKTPEQLRAELL, encoded by the coding sequence ATGGATAAAATCAGAATTGGTATCGTGGGATATGGCAACATTGGCAGAGGCGTGGAGAAGGCCATCGCCCGCAACGAGGATATGGAACTGACGGCTGTATTTACGAGAAGAGACCCTTCAGGCGTAAAGATTGCAACCGAGGGTGTTGAGGTAAAGCATATCGATGACATGTTATCCATGAAGGATAAAATTGATGTGATGATGCTCTGCGGAGGCTCTGCGACGGATCTTCCGGTAATGGGGCCCCAGATCGTCCAGAATTTTAATACAATTGACAGTTTTGATACCCATGCCAGAATCCCGGAATATTTTGCAAATGTGGATAAAGCGGCAAAATCCGGTGGACATGTAGGAATCATCTCTGTGGGCTGGGATCCGGGAATGTTCTCGTTAAACCGCCTGTATGCAGAGTCCATCCTGGTACAGGGAAGCACCTATACATTCTGGGGAAAGGGCGTAAGCCAGGGGCATTCTGACGCCATCCGGCGCGTGGAAGGCGTAAAGAATGCCATCCAGTATACCGTGCCGGTTGAGGACGCCGTGGAACGCGTAAGGAGCGGAAGCGAGCCGCAGCTTACCACAAGGGACAAGCATCTGCGGGAATGCTATGTAGTGCCGGAAGAAGGGGCAGACCTTAAGAAGATTGAAGAGACCATCAAGACAATGCCGAATTATTTTGATGATTATGATACGACGGTTACCTTTATCACAGAGGAAGAGCTGAAAGAGAACCACAGCAAGATGCCTCATGGCGGATTTGTAATCCGAAGCGGCGAGACGGGGACGGATGGAAGCAAGCATATTATCGAATATTCCCTGAAACTGGATTCTAATCCAGAATTCACGGCCAGCGTGCTCGTGTGCTATGCAAGAGCTGCCTATCGTCTGGCGAAGGCAGGCGAGACAGGGGCAAAGACGGTATTCGATATCGCTCCGGCGCTTTTATCTATGAAGACGCCGGAACAGCTGCGCGCCGAGTTGCTGTAA
- a CDS encoding TatD family hydrolase, with protein MIFETHAHYDDEQFDEDRRELLESMAAGGVGTIVNVSATYESCQKVVDMVQEYPFMYAAVGVHPDNVGSLNEETFASMKELFRKDKVVAVGEIGLDYYWDNESHETQKEWYVRQLDLARELDLPVLIHSRDAAADTMQIMKEHAQGLKGVIHCYSYSMEMAKEYVKMGFYIGVGGVVTFKNGRRLKETVEAIPLESILLETDCPYLAPEPFRGKRNNSMYIKYVAEEIAGLKGTTYEEVVAQTEENARKMYRL; from the coding sequence ATGATATTCGAGACACATGCACATTATGATGACGAGCAATTTGATGAGGACCGCAGGGAACTCCTGGAATCCATGGCAGCGGGAGGCGTAGGCACGATCGTAAATGTAAGCGCTACTTATGAATCCTGCCAAAAGGTAGTAGATATGGTCCAGGAATATCCCTTCATGTATGCTGCTGTGGGCGTCCACCCGGATAATGTGGGCAGCCTGAATGAAGAGACGTTTGCAAGCATGAAGGAGTTATTCCGGAAGGATAAGGTAGTGGCGGTTGGCGAGATCGGCCTTGACTATTATTGGGACAACGAGTCCCATGAGACGCAGAAGGAATGGTATGTCCGCCAGCTGGACTTGGCCAGGGAACTGGATCTTCCGGTCCTGATCCACAGCCGGGACGCGGCGGCAGATACGATGCAGATTATGAAAGAGCACGCACAAGGGCTTAAAGGCGTGATCCACTGCTACTCCTACTCCATGGAAATGGCAAAGGAGTATGTGAAGATGGGCTTCTACATCGGAGTAGGCGGAGTCGTTACGTTCAAAAACGGAAGAAGGCTTAAGGAAACGGTGGAAGCGATACCGCTGGAATCCATCCTTCTTGAGACGGATTGTCCATATCTTGCGCCCGAGCCGTTTAGAGGCAAACGCAATAACTCTATGTATATCAAGTATGTGGCAGAGGAGATTGCAGGGCTGAAAGGAACGACTTATGAAGAGGTCGTGGCGCAGACGGAGGAAAATGCTAGGAAAATGTATCGCTTATAA
- the rsmA gene encoding 16S rRNA (adenine(1518)-N(6)/adenine(1519)-N(6))-dimethyltransferase RsmA, giving the protein MSRPTLGNPQNTIEILQKYQFTFQKKFGQNFLIDTHVLDKIIRAADIGKEDMVLEIGPGIGTMTQYLAEAAGKVIAVEIDKNLIPILSDTLSGYENVQIINEDVLKLDIQRLVEEENAGRPIKVVANLPYYITTPIIMGLFESHVPLYSVTVMVQKEVADRMQTGPGNKDYGALSLAVQYYAEPYIVANVPPNCFMPRPKVGSAVIRLTRHEKPPVEVEDERLLFDIIRASFNQRRKTLANGLNNSDRLDIPKEAITEAIQQLGKGPSVRGETLTLEEFAKLSNSLWQYMQ; this is encoded by the coding sequence ATGAGCAGGCCGACTTTGGGGAATCCGCAGAATACCATCGAGATCTTACAGAAATATCAGTTTACATTTCAGAAAAAATTCGGTCAGAACTTCTTAATTGATACCCACGTATTAGACAAAATTATCCGTGCCGCTGACATCGGCAAAGAAGACATGGTGCTGGAGATAGGGCCAGGCATTGGTACGATGACGCAGTATCTGGCAGAAGCAGCGGGAAAGGTGATCGCAGTAGAGATTGACAAGAACTTGATACCCATTCTATCAGATACGCTAAGCGGGTATGAGAATGTGCAGATTATCAATGAGGATGTACTAAAACTGGATATTCAAAGGCTTGTGGAGGAAGAAAATGCCGGGCGGCCGATCAAGGTCGTGGCCAACCTCCCTTATTACATTACGACTCCGATTATTATGGGGCTATTTGAGAGCCATGTGCCGCTTTACAGCGTTACCGTCATGGTACAGAAGGAAGTGGCGGACCGTATGCAGACAGGGCCGGGCAACAAGGATTACGGCGCGCTGTCATTGGCGGTCCAGTATTATGCCGAGCCTTATATTGTGGCAAATGTGCCGCCCAACTGCTTTATGCCAAGGCCGAAGGTGGGGTCTGCGGTGATACGGCTTACACGGCATGAGAAGCCGCCGGTGGAAGTAGAAGATGAAAGACTGCTATTTGATATAATCCGAGCGTCATTTAACCAGCGGCGCAAGACGCTGGCGAATGGGCTGAACAACTCGGACAGGCTGGATATTCCCAAGGAGGCGATCACAGAAGCCATCCAGCAGCTGGGAAAGGGGCCGTCCGTCAGGGGAGAGACGCTGACGCTTGAAGAATTTGCAAAGTTAAGCAATAGTTTGTGGCAATATATGCAGTAG
- a CDS encoding citrate/2-methylcitrate synthase — MMTMATKREYALFEITPEIEHFAQLCEDNNAIDKELYTKYEVKRGLRDVNGKGVLAGLTNISDVCATKIEDGKEVPCAGNLYYRGYNIKDLVQGFLKDEHYGFEEIAYLLLFGELPNEKELSMFHETLVERRTLPPTFVRDVIMKAPSRDMMNSLSRSILNLYTYDAKADDTSIPNVLRQCLNLISQFPMLMVYGYHAYNYRMGDDLFIYAPSPELSTAENILMMLREDRKYTKLEAKILDMALVLHMDHGGGNNSTFTTHVVTSSGTDTYSTIAAAMASLKGPKHGGANIKVTQMFEDMKENLSDWEDKDEVRKYLNDLLEKKAFDKKGLIYGMGHAIYSVSDPRADIFKVFVKQLAKEKGYEKEYALYEMVEHMAPEVIAEKRKIYKGVNANVDFYSGLVYGMLDLPPSLYTPIFAAARIVGWSAHRLEELKNVDKIIRPAYKPLAAHRDYIRMEDR, encoded by the coding sequence ATGATGACTATGGCGACAAAGAGAGAGTATGCATTGTTTGAGATCACACCGGAGATTGAGCATTTTGCCCAACTTTGCGAAGACAATAATGCAATTGATAAGGAACTGTACACGAAGTACGAGGTAAAGAGGGGCCTGCGTGATGTGAACGGCAAGGGCGTCCTGGCCGGACTTACGAATATATCAGACGTATGCGCCACCAAGATCGAAGATGGCAAGGAAGTCCCGTGCGCAGGCAACTTATACTACCGTGGCTACAATATCAAGGATCTGGTACAGGGATTTTTAAAAGATGAACATTACGGATTCGAAGAGATCGCATATCTTTTACTGTTCGGAGAACTGCCGAATGAGAAGGAACTGTCTATGTTCCATGAGACGCTGGTAGAACGGCGCACGCTGCCGCCTACATTTGTAAGAGACGTAATCATGAAGGCGCCAAGCCGGGACATGATGAACAGCCTGTCCCGCTCCATATTGAATCTGTATACTTATGACGCCAAAGCGGACGACACATCCATACCGAATGTGCTGCGCCAGTGCTTGAACCTGATCAGCCAGTTTCCGATGCTGATGGTCTATGGATACCACGCATATAATTACCGTATGGGGGATGATCTGTTTATCTATGCGCCGTCCCCGGAACTGTCCACAGCAGAGAATATCTTGATGATGCTCAGGGAAGACCGCAAGTATACGAAGCTGGAAGCCAAGATCCTGGACATGGCCCTCGTGCTTCACATGGATCATGGCGGCGGTAATAACTCCACGTTTACCACCCATGTCGTCACGTCATCCGGCACCGATACATATTCCACTATTGCCGCGGCCATGGCGTCCCTTAAGGGGCCAAAGCACGGCGGTGCGAACATCAAGGTAACTCAGATGTTTGAAGACATGAAGGAAAATCTTTCTGACTGGGAAGACAAAGATGAAGTGCGCAAGTATCTGAACGACTTGCTGGAGAAAAAGGCATTTGACAAGAAGGGGCTGATCTATGGAATGGGCCATGCGATCTACTCCGTATCTGACCCAAGAGCTGATATCTTCAAAGTGTTCGTAAAGCAGCTGGCGAAGGAAAAGGGATACGAAAAAGAATACGCCCTGTATGAGATGGTGGAGCATATGGCTCCGGAAGTGATTGCTGAGAAACGCAAGATATATAAAGGCGTGAATGCTAATGTAGACTTTTACAGCGGACTGGTATACGGCATGCTGGATCTGCCGCCGTCATTATACACGCCGATATTCGCGGCAGCGCGTATTGTAGGATGGAGCGCCCACAGGCTGGAAGAGTTAAAGAACGTAGACAAGATCATACGTCCGGCTTATAAGCCGCTGGCGGCCCACAGAGATTATATCAGAATGGAAGACAGATAG
- a CDS encoding alpha/beta fold hydrolase, with amino-acid sequence MENEFYYPSRDGKTQIHAMEWVPEGEIKGVLQICHGMVEYIKRYRELGEYLAERGYYVTGHDHLGHGQSVQSEADYGYFDETKGNQYVIGDIHRLREITMEKFPDAPYYMLGHSMGSFLLRQYLTLYGKGLAGAIVMGTGYQGTLILSAGQCICRIIAAFKGWKYRSKFVDRLSFGGYNKRFEPGETSKEWITSDKERCRKYAEDPLCSFMFTLGAYYQMFEGMKALTRDESMEHIPKDLPMLFVSGKDDPVGGFGKGVEKVFAKYKDAGMQKISMHLYEGDRHEILNETDREQVYDDLFQWMEDQKGARQF; translated from the coding sequence ATGGAAAATGAGTTTTACTACCCCTCCAGAGATGGCAAGACCCAGATCCACGCGATGGAATGGGTGCCGGAGGGAGAGATAAAAGGCGTGCTGCAGATCTGCCACGGCATGGTCGAATATATAAAGAGGTACCGGGAACTGGGCGAATATCTGGCAGAACGCGGGTATTATGTGACCGGCCATGACCATCTGGGACACGGGCAGTCTGTGCAAAGCGAAGCCGATTATGGATATTTTGATGAGACAAAAGGCAACCAGTATGTAATAGGCGACATACATAGGCTGAGGGAGATTACGATGGAGAAATTCCCGGATGCGCCTTATTACATGCTGGGGCACAGCATGGGTTCGTTCCTGCTCAGGCAGTACCTGACCTTATATGGCAAAGGGCTGGCTGGAGCCATTGTCATGGGAACCGGCTATCAGGGCACGCTGATACTTTCGGCTGGACAGTGCATCTGCCGTATTATCGCTGCGTTCAAGGGATGGAAATACCGGAGCAAGTTCGTAGACCGGCTTAGTTTCGGCGGATATAACAAGAGATTCGAGCCTGGAGAGACTTCCAAGGAATGGATCACCAGCGATAAGGAAAGGTGCCGGAAGTACGCGGAGGATCCTCTGTGCTCCTTCATGTTTACCTTAGGCGCATATTATCAGATGTTTGAAGGGATGAAGGCGCTGACCAGGGACGAAAGCATGGAGCACATTCCAAAAGACCTTCCTATGCTGTTTGTGTCCGGCAAGGACGATCCGGTAGGCGGATTTGGCAAAGGCGTAGAAAAGGTATTCGCCAAGTATAAAGACGCCGGAATGCAGAAGATATCTATGCATCTGTATGAGGGTGACCGGCATGAGATATTAAACGAGACAGACCGGGAACAGGTGTATGATGACCTGTTCCAGTGGATGGAAGATCAGAAAGGAGCGCGGCAATTTTAA
- a CDS encoding aminotransferase class IV, producing MKTLGYYNGKFGELEDMSIPMNDRVCWFGDGVYDAGPSRNYKIFAMDEHVDRFFNSAGLLDIKMPMSKEELKALLQEMVDKMDTGNLFVYYQATRGTGIRNHAYTKGPANLWIMLKPAEISDGKEPIKLITCEDTRFLHCNIKTLNLIPSVVATQKAQDAGCQEAVFYRAGGRVTECAHSNVHIIQDGKLVTAPTDNLILPGIARAHIIKACKKLGIPVSETPYTLDDLFKAEEVIVSSSSNLCLYANEIDGRAVGGKNPELLENIRSEVLNEFYEATEAE from the coding sequence ATGAAAACATTGGGCTATTATAACGGTAAATTTGGCGAACTTGAGGACATGAGCATTCCGATGAACGACCGCGTATGCTGGTTTGGCGACGGCGTCTATGACGCAGGGCCGTCCAGAAATTATAAGATATTCGCGATGGATGAACATGTAGACAGATTCTTTAACAGCGCAGGCCTGTTAGACATAAAGATGCCGATGTCGAAGGAAGAATTAAAGGCGCTCCTGCAGGAGATGGTAGATAAGATGGATACGGGAAACCTGTTTGTATACTACCAGGCAACCAGGGGGACAGGAATCCGCAATCACGCATATACAAAAGGACCGGCCAACCTGTGGATCATGCTGAAGCCGGCAGAGATATCCGACGGAAAAGAACCTATAAAATTGATTACCTGCGAAGATACAAGATTCCTACACTGCAACATAAAGACCTTGAATCTGATTCCTTCCGTGGTGGCGACGCAGAAAGCCCAGGATGCCGGATGCCAGGAGGCAGTATTCTACCGTGCAGGAGGGCGGGTGACAGAATGCGCGCATAGCAATGTACATATTATCCAGGACGGCAAACTTGTGACAGCCCCAACCGATAACCTGATTCTTCCGGGAATCGCGAGAGCGCATATCATCAAAGCCTGCAAGAAACTCGGAATTCCGGTAAGCGAGACGCCATATACGCTGGATGATCTTTTTAAAGCGGAAGAAGTAATCGTATCAAGTTCCAGCAATCTCTGCTTGTATGCCAATGAGATTGACGGCAGGGCGGTAGGCGGAAAGAATCCGGAATTGCTGGAGAACATCCGCAGCGAAGTACTGAATGAATTTTATGAGGCTACAGAAGCAGAATAA
- the pxpB gene encoding 5-oxoprolinase subunit PxpB — MGEIRFMAAGDRAMVAEFGNVIDNAVNNKIHLLAARITAEHLPGIEELVPTFRSLMIYYDPLYTSFGELRQRIEALGSISGEAVRKKKRILKIPCCYGARFGLDLRSMEAYTGLDRDEIIDIHSSVDYKIYMMGFLPGFVYLGGLDKRIEMPRLETPRVKILPGAVGIGGGQTGIYPLASPGGWRLMGGTPVDFYDPDRKEPILCKAGEYIRFVPITIGDYYEIRHQVVKGDYQVEIVEEGEEGCP; from the coding sequence ATGGGAGAGATTAGATTTATGGCGGCAGGAGACAGGGCTATGGTGGCGGAGTTTGGAAATGTGATTGACAATGCCGTCAATAACAAGATTCATCTCCTGGCCGCAAGGATTACGGCAGAACATCTGCCGGGGATAGAAGAACTGGTTCCGACATTTCGGTCCCTGATGATATATTACGATCCTCTGTACACTTCCTTTGGAGAGTTAAGACAGAGGATAGAGGCATTGGGGAGCATTTCCGGAGAGGCGGTCAGAAAGAAGAAGCGTATTCTTAAGATTCCCTGCTGTTATGGGGCGCGATTCGGGCTGGATCTAAGAAGCATGGAAGCGTATACCGGGCTCGACCGGGACGAGATTATAGACATCCACAGTTCCGTGGACTACAAGATCTATATGATGGGCTTTCTTCCTGGTTTCGTATATCTAGGCGGTCTGGATAAAAGGATTGAGATGCCAAGACTTGAGACGCCTCGCGTGAAGATACTTCCCGGGGCGGTAGGGATCGGAGGAGGCCAGACTGGCATATATCCGCTGGCGTCTCCGGGTGGCTGGAGGCTGATGGGAGGAACCCCTGTCGACTTCTATGATCCGGACAGAAAAGAGCCAATCCTTTGCAAGGCCGGAGAATACATACGTTTTGTACCAATTACCATCGGCGATTATTATGAGATCCGCCATCAGGTAGTAAAAGGAGACTATCAGGTAGAAATTGTGGAAGAAGGTGAAGAAGGATGTCCATAA
- a CDS encoding biotin-dependent carboxyltransferase family protein, translating to MSIKITMPGALTTVQDAGRFGYQKSGIGTSGVMDLESYQKANYLVGNESGEAVLEFTLFGGAMELTEDGIIAITGADMEPTLNDRPIAMNQPVPVRSGDVLAFGMAKEGCRSYLAVAGGLDVPVVLGSRATNMKCRMGGYEGRPLKAGDEIAVGADRKDFDQIKDRRVKARQYLSEITVRVVEGPQAEYFTEGGKKTFYKETYTISDQSDRMGYRMEGKKIESVSGTDIISDGIALGSVQVPADGRPIVLLADRQTTGGYAKIATVCSFDIPKLVQGRPGDRVRFVRISVEEAQKINRKRGI from the coding sequence ATGTCCATAAAAATCACAATGCCCGGAGCGCTGACTACGGTGCAGGATGCCGGAAGGTTCGGCTATCAGAAATCCGGCATAGGAACCTCCGGGGTCATGGATCTGGAATCATACCAGAAGGCAAATTACCTGGTAGGAAATGAGTCCGGGGAAGCCGTCCTGGAGTTTACCTTATTTGGCGGAGCGATGGAATTAACGGAGGATGGGATAATCGCTATTACGGGTGCAGATATGGAGCCGACATTAAACGACAGACCCATAGCCATGAATCAGCCGGTTCCGGTAAGATCAGGGGATGTCCTTGCGTTCGGCATGGCAAAAGAAGGGTGCCGCTCCTATCTGGCCGTTGCCGGAGGCCTGGATGTCCCGGTGGTCCTTGGAAGCCGCGCTACCAATATGAAATGCAGGATGGGAGGATACGAAGGCCGTCCGCTTAAGGCAGGAGATGAAATCGCTGTCGGGGCAGACAGAAAAGACTTTGACCAGATAAAAGACAGGCGTGTCAAAGCCCGTCAGTATCTGTCGGAAATCACGGTAAGAGTGGTAGAAGGCCCTCAGGCGGAGTACTTTACCGAGGGAGGCAAGAAGACCTTCTATAAAGAAACCTACACCATATCTGACCAGAGCGACCGCATGGGCTATCGCATGGAAGGAAAGAAGATCGAAAGCGTTTCCGGCACCGACATCATATCGGACGGGATCGCATTGGGCTCCGTCCAGGTACCGGCCGACGGAAGGCCGATCGTGCTTCTTGCCGACAGGCAGACCACAGGAGGATATGCGAAGATTGCCACCGTGTGCTCCTTTGATATTCCCAAACTGGTGCAGGGTAGACCCGGGGACAGAGTCAGATTTGTCCGGATATCCGTAGAAGAAGCGCAGAAGATCAACAGAAAGCGGGGAATCTAG